A region from the Halosolutus gelatinilyticus genome encodes:
- a CDS encoding ArsR/SmtB family transcription factor, translated as MVERQSNEPDLDAIFGALAHPTRRALVEQLAAGPASVGELAEPHDVSLAAVSKHLQVLEDAGLIEVEKDGRIRRCYLDAAPLSEAFGWLTRYRVFWDDRFDALADHLETEDR; from the coding sequence ATGGTCGAACGACAGTCGAACGAACCGGACCTCGACGCGATCTTCGGAGCGCTGGCCCATCCGACGCGACGGGCGCTCGTCGAGCAGCTGGCCGCCGGCCCCGCGAGCGTCGGCGAGCTGGCCGAACCCCACGACGTGTCCCTGGCCGCGGTGTCGAAACACCTGCAAGTGCTCGAGGATGCGGGGCTCATCGAAGTCGAGAAGGACGGCCGTATCCGCCGTTGCTACCTGGACGCCGCGCCGCTGAGCGAGGCGTTTGGCTGGTTGACCCGGTACCGCGTCTTCTGGGACGATCGATTCGACGCGCTCGCAGACCATCTGGAGACCGAAGACCGATGA
- a CDS encoding uracil-DNA glycosylase produces the protein MPASDGEPPFPTDRTVLEPNCRRCPALAEHRERISWGTGDRDASVLVVGEAPGYGVPEADRWRGGNWTGKAYTSRHSGRRIRRMLARVGYGDDAFYTNAVKCFPPDPADPTSNREPTGEERVNCRTHLLAELDLVDPDVVLATGKHATKTVLAAENRDLEGFIDSVLEPIACDGLGVWLLPILHPSYQDVWIGRLGYEPDEYLAAIGTALDDLRTRSTPAADRV, from the coding sequence GTGCCCGCCTCCGACGGAGAACCCCCGTTTCCGACCGATCGCACCGTTCTCGAACCCAACTGTCGGCGGTGTCCGGCCCTCGCGGAGCACCGGGAGCGCATCTCGTGGGGAACTGGCGATCGCGACGCGAGCGTCCTCGTCGTGGGCGAAGCGCCCGGTTACGGAGTCCCCGAGGCCGATCGGTGGCGAGGCGGCAACTGGACTGGGAAAGCCTACACCTCGCGCCACTCCGGCCGGCGGATCCGCCGCATGCTCGCGCGGGTCGGTTACGGCGACGACGCGTTCTACACGAACGCCGTGAAGTGCTTCCCGCCGGATCCGGCCGACCCGACGAGTAACCGCGAACCGACGGGCGAGGAGCGCGTGAACTGCCGGACCCACCTGCTGGCGGAACTCGACCTCGTCGATCCCGACGTCGTCCTCGCGACCGGAAAGCACGCGACGAAGACCGTGCTCGCGGCCGAAAACCGCGATCTGGAGGGGTTCATCGACAGCGTGCTCGAGCCGATCGCCTGCGACGGACTCGGGGTGTGGCTGCTGCCGATCCTCCACCCGTCGTACCAAGACGTCTGGATCGGCCGACTGGGGTACGAGCCCGACGAGTACCTCGCGGCGATCGGAACCGCGCTCGACGACCTCCGTACCCGTTCGACGCCTGCGGCCGATCGGGTGTAG
- a CDS encoding SRPBCC domain-containing protein: MTAAANSDRSVTVNRVIEAPPDRVYDAFLDPDDLAAWLPPTGFRAEVHELEPEEGGTFRMTFTGETEEFESYSQSFHGTYLELSPGERIVYTDEFETDDPEMAGEMTVTVTFEAVPGGTEVTVVQEDIPEAISGDDANEGWTDSLGNLARLVEA, from the coding sequence ATGACCGCCGCGGCGAATTCCGACCGAAGCGTGACCGTGAATCGCGTGATCGAGGCGCCACCCGACAGGGTCTACGATGCCTTCCTCGACCCCGACGATCTCGCAGCATGGTTGCCCCCGACCGGCTTCCGAGCCGAGGTTCACGAACTCGAGCCCGAGGAAGGCGGAACGTTCCGCATGACGTTCACGGGCGAAACCGAGGAGTTCGAGTCCTACTCCCAGTCGTTTCACGGCACCTACTTGGAGCTGTCGCCGGGCGAGCGGATCGTCTACACCGACGAGTTCGAAACGGACGATCCGGAGATGGCCGGCGAGATGACGGTCACGGTCACTTTCGAGGCGGTTCCCGGCGGGACCGAGGTGACCGTCGTCCAGGAAGACATCCCCGAGGCGATCTCCGGAGACGACGCGAACGAGGGGTGGACCGACTCGCTCGGAAACCTCGCGCGACTGGTGGAGGCGTAA
- a CDS encoding winged helix-turn-helix transcriptional regulator: MEPPESDESTPSKAEGAAGPSRDVDPHAVVEEHLSLLDDAPHIDDTPKELNETVGELLELLSNAHALAILYQLFCERRPLRFSELEAAIGVTPKVLSRRLAELVDADLVSRRSYDEIPPRVEYAPTPKADALDPAFQFLYAWAARYESEGAVE; encoded by the coding sequence ATGGAACCACCCGAGTCCGATGAATCGACCCCGTCGAAGGCCGAGGGAGCGGCGGGGCCCTCCCGAGACGTCGATCCGCACGCCGTCGTCGAGGAGCACCTGTCTCTGCTCGACGACGCGCCCCACATCGACGACACCCCGAAGGAACTGAACGAGACGGTCGGCGAACTCCTCGAGCTGTTGAGCAACGCGCACGCGCTGGCGATCCTCTACCAGCTCTTCTGCGAGCGGCGACCGCTGCGATTCTCGGAACTCGAGGCGGCGATCGGCGTCACCCCGAAAGTGCTCTCTCGGCGCCTGGCGGAACTCGTCGACGCCGACCTCGTCTCCCGACGATCGTACGACGAGATCCCGCCGCGCGTCGAGTACGCGCCCACACCGAAGGCCGACGCGCTCGATCCCGCGTTCCAATTTCTCTACGCGTGGGCGGCTCGCTACGAGTCCGAGGGCGCGGTCGAGTGA
- a CDS encoding ABC transporter ATP-binding protein, which produces MAVIEVADLTKDYGSVLGVDSLSFEVEEGEVFGFLGPNGAGKTTTIRTLLGLLAPTSGTATVLGADVRDEAALLEAKRRVGYLPAHLGFDEDVTGDRVLDYHASIKGDSRRDELLEIFTPPVDRPIREYSTGNERMLGIVQAFMHDPDLVIMDEPTSGLDPLKQEAFNEFIRAERERGTTIFFSSHVLSEVRRICDRVGILREGRLVGLEDVETLLDQGGKRVRVQTTDEVGAALTDLEGVFDVSTFAEGVQFTYAGDYNTLLRALASHDVVDVEISEPALEDVFMHYYGADGLEAAGQEVTTDA; this is translated from the coding sequence ATGGCCGTCATCGAAGTGGCCGACCTGACGAAGGACTACGGGAGCGTCCTCGGCGTCGATTCGCTGTCGTTCGAGGTCGAGGAGGGCGAGGTATTCGGTTTCCTGGGACCGAACGGGGCCGGCAAGACGACGACGATCCGCACGCTGCTCGGCTTGCTCGCGCCGACGTCCGGCACCGCAACTGTCCTCGGTGCCGACGTTCGCGACGAGGCCGCCCTGCTCGAGGCGAAACGTCGGGTCGGGTACCTGCCCGCGCACCTCGGATTCGACGAGGACGTCACCGGCGATCGCGTCCTCGACTACCACGCGTCGATCAAGGGTGACAGCCGCCGGGACGAACTCCTCGAGATCTTCACGCCGCCCGTCGATCGGCCGATCCGGGAGTATTCGACCGGGAACGAGCGGATGCTCGGGATCGTCCAGGCCTTCATGCACGACCCCGATCTCGTCATCATGGACGAGCCGACGTCGGGGCTCGACCCGCTCAAGCAGGAGGCGTTCAACGAGTTCATCAGGGCCGAGCGCGAGCGCGGGACGACGATCTTCTTCTCCTCGCACGTGCTGAGCGAGGTCCGGCGCATCTGCGATCGCGTCGGCATCCTCCGCGAGGGGCGACTCGTCGGCCTCGAGGACGTCGAGACGCTGCTCGATCAGGGCGGCAAACGCGTCCGCGTCCAGACGACCGACGAGGTCGGCGCGGCGCTCACCGACCTCGAAGGCGTCTTCGACGTCTCCACGTTCGCCGAGGGCGTCCAGTTCACCTACGCCGGCGACTACAACACGCTCCTCCGAGCGCTCGCGAGCCACGACGTCGTCGACGTCGAGATCAGCGAACCGGCGCTCGAGGACGTGTTCATGCACTACTACGGCGCGGACGGTCTCGAGGCGGCCGGCCAGGAGGTGACGACCGATGCTTGA
- a CDS encoding SDR family oxidoreductase has product MTHDSTSTVLVAGATGRTGREILRELTDETAATAATDASVRVRAMTRSAANRDSLLAAGADEVVVGDLLDQAAARAAVENCDAALFAAGLTLTTGLLRPGRVVDGTGVRNLVEAAVDAGVRRFVLQSTIGAGDSRRGMPLWARAVVLRWTVREKNRAERALVESGLEYAIVRPGWLTDEPATNDVLVTESGGTTTGSIPRADVARLLVAALDAPATTNRTFEVVAGADAENVDPRRLVAAEWAGDTTTPVERDAGRAGGV; this is encoded by the coding sequence ATGACTCACGACTCGACTTCCACCGTCCTCGTCGCCGGGGCGACGGGTCGGACCGGCCGCGAAATCCTCCGCGAACTGACCGATGAGACCGCCGCGACCGCCGCAACCGACGCGTCGGTTCGCGTCCGGGCGATGACTCGATCGGCGGCGAACCGCGACTCGCTGCTCGCGGCCGGCGCCGACGAGGTCGTCGTCGGCGATCTGCTCGATCAAGCGGCCGCGCGAGCGGCTGTGGAGAACTGCGACGCCGCCCTGTTCGCCGCGGGGTTGACCCTGACGACCGGATTGCTCCGCCCCGGCCGCGTCGTCGACGGAACCGGCGTGCGCAACCTCGTCGAGGCCGCGGTCGACGCGGGCGTTCGGCGGTTCGTCCTCCAGAGCACGATCGGCGCCGGCGACTCCCGGCGGGGGATGCCGCTGTGGGCGCGCGCGGTCGTGCTCCGGTGGACGGTTCGCGAGAAAAACCGCGCCGAACGGGCGCTGGTCGAGTCGGGCCTCGAGTACGCGATCGTTCGGCCGGGGTGGTTAACCGACGAGCCGGCGACGAACGACGTCCTCGTCACTGAAAGCGGCGGGACCACAACGGGGTCGATCCCGCGAGCGGACGTCGCTCGCCTCCTGGTGGCGGCGCTCGACGCGCCGGCGACGACGAACCGAACGTTCGAGGTCGTCGCGGGGGCCGACGCCGAGAACGTGGACCCGCGTCGTCTCGTCGCGGCCGAGTGGGCCGGCGACACCACGACGCCCGTCGAGCGAGACGCCGGCCGAGCCGGAGGCGTCTGA
- a CDS encoding A24 family peptidase, producing the protein MTLAGASATAPDLLRLVAVPVFAWTAVRDVKTRRISSAVWIPLALLGAVALVWEGWLARQAGSLAWTYDFLLPAAIGLGFVVPIAYLFWWFGGFGGADAKALLVVALLFPTFPRYTVGSWTVPLTSTPIETFSFTILTNAVLVGLAIPIALAIRNAAAGRIAPVMFVGWPVRWDRTAETHGALLSTPTGLSRGGLDLDALRMYLRWRGLTLAALRADPDRYRDPATLPAEPNPPTDGAVAVGPNVRGVDEPDARSDGGADLDSTAAAAVGRDTDADVATSEADRTIDDPWGADAFLDDIDGTAYGTTPDELREGLEVLAAQEMVWISPGTPFLVPVFVGLVIALVYGDLLVSALL; encoded by the coding sequence GTGACACTCGCTGGCGCGTCGGCGACGGCTCCGGATCTCCTGCGACTCGTCGCCGTCCCCGTCTTCGCGTGGACCGCCGTTCGAGACGTCAAAACCAGACGGATTTCGAGCGCCGTCTGGATTCCGCTCGCCCTGCTCGGCGCCGTGGCGCTCGTCTGGGAGGGGTGGTTGGCCCGCCAGGCCGGGAGCCTCGCGTGGACCTACGACTTTCTGCTTCCGGCGGCGATCGGGCTGGGGTTCGTCGTCCCGATCGCGTACCTCTTCTGGTGGTTCGGCGGCTTCGGCGGCGCCGACGCGAAGGCGCTGCTCGTCGTCGCGCTCCTGTTCCCGACGTTTCCGCGGTACACCGTCGGTTCGTGGACGGTTCCCCTGACGAGCACCCCGATCGAGACGTTCTCGTTTACGATTCTGACCAACGCCGTGCTCGTCGGCCTCGCGATTCCGATCGCCCTCGCGATCCGCAACGCCGCCGCCGGCCGCATCGCCCCCGTCATGTTCGTCGGCTGGCCCGTCCGGTGGGACCGGACTGCCGAGACCCACGGGGCGCTCCTCTCGACGCCGACGGGGCTCTCTCGCGGCGGGCTCGATCTCGACGCGCTGCGGATGTACCTCCGCTGGCGCGGGCTGACGCTCGCCGCCCTCCGCGCGGACCCCGATCGGTACCGGGACCCGGCGACGCTGCCCGCGGAGCCGAACCCGCCGACCGACGGGGCCGTCGCCGTCGGTCCGAACGTGCGGGGCGTCGACGAGCCGGACGCCCGAAGCGACGGCGGCGCGGACCTCGACTCGACGGCGGCCGCCGCGGTCGGTCGCGATACCGACGCGGACGTGGCGACGAGCGAAGCCGACCGGACGATTGACGACCCCTGGGGCGCCGACGCGTTTCTGGACGATATCGACGGGACGGCGTACGGAACCACGCCCGACGAACTGCGCGAGGGGCTCGAGGTGCTCGCCGCACAGGAGATGGTCTGGATCTCGCCCGGAACGCCGTTTCTCGTTCCGGTGTTCGTCGGCCTGGTGATCGCGCTCGTCTACGGCGATCTGCTCGTCAGTGCGCTGCTGTAG
- a CDS encoding SRPBCC family protein, with protein MTADPQSGMDRGPNETTVTADPDDQSIVITRVFDAPRERVFEAYTDPDLIPEWWAPRRYTTTVDEMEVRRGGRWRFSNREPDGGEHAFHGVYHEITPPERLVQTFEYEGMPGHIALETAAFESVDGGTKLTLEAVYQSTEDRDGMLETGGEDGAIETIEQLAELLTASEEEERR; from the coding sequence ATGACAGCAGACCCACAGAGCGGAATGGACCGCGGACCGAACGAAACGACCGTAACCGCCGACCCGGACGACCAATCGATCGTCATCACCCGCGTATTCGACGCGCCGCGCGAACGCGTGTTCGAAGCGTACACGGATCCGGACCTCATCCCGGAGTGGTGGGCCCCGCGGAGGTACACGACAACAGTCGACGAGATGGAGGTTCGCCGCGGCGGCAGATGGCGGTTCAGCAACCGCGAGCCGGACGGCGGCGAGCACGCGTTTCACGGCGTCTACCACGAGATCACTCCGCCCGAGCGACTCGTACAGACCTTCGAGTACGAGGGAATGCCCGGACACATCGCCCTCGAAACGGCGGCGTTCGAGTCGGTCGACGGTGGAACGAAGCTGACCCTGGAGGCGGTCTATCAGTCGACCGAAGACCGCGACGGGATGCTCGAGACCGGCGGCGAAGACGGAGCGATCGAGACGATCGAGCAACTCGCCGAACTGCTGACCGCGTCCGAGGAGGAGGAGCGGCGATGA
- a CDS encoding ATP-binding cassette domain-containing protein — MIDTLQSDRIELTRVRENNLKDISLEIPKRQITVFTGVSGAGKSSLVFDTIAAESQRQLNEMFSTFVQNFLPRYGQPDADSIENLSAAVIVNQKPISGNARSTVGTFTDIYSLLRLLYSRVGEPQVGYSDAFSFNVPEGMCPTCDGLGETMTLDVEQLLDTSASLDDGAIRFPPFKHQWKTYVEAGLFDGDKTLAEYTESEWELLLHGDTSVDHPNDSIELNYEGLVDKFTRLYIERDISSLGERTRESVDRVTSRGTCPACEGARLNRDALRSEIDGYNIAELAAMNVTDLLEVVPGIDEPAAEPIVSELVDRLENLVTVGLGYLSLDRETPTLSGGEAQRIKMVKHLNSSLTDMTYIFDEPTIGLHPRDVHGLNELLRELRDAGNTVLVVEHDPDVIEIADHVIDIGPEAGENGGEIVYQGGVDGLYEADTLTGRHLSRDRPVKSEFRRPTGRLIVADASRHNLRNVTVDIPTGVLTVVTGVAGAGKSTLTDVFLEAHPDAISIDQSAVSTSIRSVLATYTGLMDDIRDQFAQANGVSTSLFSFNSDGACPECEGHGFNYTDLAFMDPVKSPCEVCDGRRYRDDVLRYTVRGKSISDVLDMTVSEALDFFERSSLRRTLEALEDVGVGYLTLGQSLPTLSGGECQRIKLSSELHKSGSVYVLDEPTTGLHMADLERMLSILNRLVDEGNTVVVIEHNLEIVKNADWVIDVGPDGGRRGGTVVFEGTPRQLLDEEGSFTAEFLRKDVRAA; from the coding sequence ATGATAGATACACTACAATCCGATCGCATCGAACTGACGCGGGTCCGAGAGAACAATCTCAAAGATATTTCGCTCGAAATTCCGAAGCGCCAGATCACCGTCTTTACGGGCGTCTCGGGGGCGGGAAAGTCGTCGCTCGTCTTCGATACGATCGCCGCGGAGTCGCAGCGACAGCTGAACGAGATGTTCTCGACGTTCGTGCAAAATTTTCTGCCGAGGTACGGCCAGCCGGACGCAGACTCCATCGAGAACCTCTCGGCCGCGGTTATCGTCAATCAGAAACCGATCAGCGGCAACGCGCGATCGACGGTCGGCACCTTCACCGACATCTACTCGCTGCTCAGGCTCCTGTACTCGCGCGTCGGCGAGCCCCAGGTCGGCTACTCGGACGCCTTTTCGTTCAACGTCCCCGAAGGGATGTGCCCTACTTGCGACGGGTTGGGAGAAACGATGACCCTCGACGTGGAGCAACTCCTCGACACGTCCGCGTCGCTCGACGACGGCGCGATCCGGTTCCCGCCGTTCAAGCACCAGTGGAAGACGTACGTCGAAGCCGGTCTCTTCGACGGCGACAAGACGCTCGCCGAGTACACGGAGTCGGAGTGGGAACTGCTCCTTCACGGCGACACGTCCGTCGATCACCCGAACGACTCGATCGAGCTCAATTACGAGGGGCTCGTCGACAAGTTCACGCGGCTCTACATCGAGCGGGACATCAGTTCGTTGGGCGAGCGCACCCGCGAGTCCGTAGACCGCGTCACGTCTCGAGGCACCTGCCCGGCGTGTGAGGGAGCGAGGCTCAATCGAGACGCCCTGCGGAGCGAGATCGACGGCTACAACATCGCGGAACTCGCCGCGATGAACGTCACGGATCTCCTGGAAGTGGTACCCGGTATCGACGAGCCGGCCGCCGAACCGATCGTCTCGGAACTGGTCGACCGACTGGAGAACCTCGTCACGGTCGGCCTCGGCTATCTCAGCCTCGATCGGGAAACGCCCACGCTCTCCGGCGGCGAAGCGCAGCGGATCAAGATGGTGAAACACCTCAACAGTAGCCTCACGGACATGACGTACATTTTCGACGAACCGACCATCGGGTTGCACCCGCGCGACGTTCACGGGCTGAACGAACTGCTCCGGGAGTTACGGGACGCCGGGAACACGGTGCTCGTCGTCGAACACGATCCCGACGTGATCGAGATCGCGGATCACGTCATAGACATCGGCCCCGAAGCGGGAGAGAACGGCGGGGAGATCGTCTACCAAGGGGGGGTGGACGGGTTGTACGAAGCCGACACGCTGACGGGACGACACCTGAGTCGAGATCGGCCGGTGAAATCCGAGTTCCGTCGGCCAACCGGCCGGCTGATCGTCGCCGACGCGTCGCGACACAACCTCCGAAACGTCACCGTCGACATCCCAACGGGCGTTCTCACCGTCGTGACGGGCGTCGCGGGAGCCGGAAAGAGCACGCTCACCGACGTGTTCCTCGAGGCGCACCCCGACGCGATCAGCATCGATCAGTCGGCGGTGAGCACGTCGATCCGATCGGTTCTCGCCACGTACACCGGCTTGATGGACGACATTCGCGATCAGTTCGCGCAGGCCAACGGCGTCAGTACGTCGCTGTTCAGTTTCAATTCGGACGGGGCGTGTCCGGAGTGCGAAGGGCACGGATTCAACTACACCGACCTGGCGTTCATGGACCCGGTGAAATCGCCGTGCGAAGTCTGCGACGGGAGGCGGTACAGAGACGACGTCCTCCGGTACACCGTCCGCGGAAAATCGATCAGTGACGTACTGGACATGACGGTAAGCGAAGCCCTGGACTTTTTCGAGCGGTCGTCGCTCCGACGGACCCTCGAGGCGCTCGAGGACGTCGGCGTCGGCTACCTCACGTTGGGCCAGTCGCTCCCGACGCTCTCGGGCGGCGAGTGCCAGCGGATCAAACTCTCGAGCGAGTTGCACAAGTCCGGAAGCGTCTACGTGCTGGACGAGCCGACCACCGGCCTCCACATGGCCGACCTGGAGCGAATGCTCTCGATTCTGAACCGACTGGTGGACGAGGGGAACACGGTGGTCGTGATCGAACACAACCTCGAGATCGTAAAGAACGCCGATTGGGTCATCGACGTCGGGCCGGATGGCGGCAGGCGCGGCGGCACCGTCGTCTTCGAAGGGACGCCGCGACAGCTGCTCGACGAAGAGGGGTCGTTCACCGCCGAGTTCTTGCGGAAGGACGTTCGGGCGGCGTGA
- a CDS encoding HIT family protein, with protein sequence MSTIFSQIVEGEIPARIVYEDETTVAFLDANPLAPGHTLVVPKDEYERLNDVPEGVAADLYATIHRLVPAVEESVDADATTVAFNNGEAAGQEVPHVHCHIVPRFEGDGGGPIHAIAGDRPDLADDELDEIAADIESRA encoded by the coding sequence ATGAGTACGATCTTCAGTCAGATCGTCGAGGGAGAGATTCCCGCGCGAATCGTGTACGAAGACGAGACGACGGTCGCCTTCCTGGACGCGAACCCGCTCGCGCCCGGACACACGCTGGTCGTCCCGAAAGACGAGTACGAGCGACTGAACGACGTTCCGGAGGGTGTCGCTGCGGACCTGTACGCGACGATTCACCGGCTGGTCCCCGCCGTCGAGGAGAGCGTCGACGCCGACGCGACCACCGTCGCGTTCAACAACGGCGAGGCGGCCGGCCAGGAGGTCCCGCACGTCCACTGTCACATCGTCCCCCGATTCGAGGGCGACGGCGGCGGCCCCATCCACGCCATCGCCGGCGATCGACCCGACCTCGCGGACGACGAACTCGACGAGATCGCCGCCGACATCGAATCGCGCGCCTGA
- a CDS encoding ABC transporter permease translates to MLETARYEASRRVRGTVVLTVALSLYVAFIVWYYTVLEGVDYDQMLESMPPALMDAFGIETMATIEGFLGSQIYNFVWLLALGLYFAYVGGGLIADDIEKDRMDLLLSFPVSRARLLAEKVASLLLPLVTLNVVIAVVTYALVLAIGETIDPVDLALVHLLSIPYLLVCVAIGVVCSVLVDRAAIAERAALGVVFALFLVESVVGGASDFEWLQYVSPTYYYEPTPMLINGTYDLADTGVLLALFAILLLGSQLLFRRRDI, encoded by the coding sequence ATGCTTGAGACCGCCCGGTACGAGGCAAGCCGCCGCGTTCGAGGAACGGTCGTCCTGACGGTCGCGCTGAGTCTCTACGTGGCCTTCATCGTCTGGTACTACACCGTCCTGGAGGGCGTCGATTACGACCAGATGCTCGAATCGATGCCGCCCGCGCTGATGGACGCGTTCGGCATCGAGACGATGGCGACGATCGAGGGCTTCCTCGGGTCGCAGATCTACAACTTCGTGTGGCTGCTCGCCCTGGGGCTGTACTTCGCGTACGTGGGCGGCGGGCTCATCGCGGACGACATCGAGAAGGATCGAATGGACCTGCTGCTCTCGTTCCCGGTCTCCCGGGCGCGGCTGCTCGCCGAGAAGGTCGCCTCGCTGCTGCTCCCGCTCGTCACGCTCAACGTCGTCATCGCCGTCGTCACCTACGCGCTGGTGCTCGCGATCGGCGAGACGATCGACCCGGTGGATCTCGCGTTGGTGCACCTGCTGTCGATCCCGTACCTGCTCGTCTGCGTGGCGATCGGCGTGGTGTGCTCGGTCCTCGTCGATCGGGCCGCCATCGCGGAGCGAGCCGCGCTCGGCGTCGTCTTCGCGCTCTTCCTCGTCGAGTCGGTGGTCGGCGGCGCGAGCGATTTCGAGTGGCTGCAGTACGTCAGCCCGACGTACTACTACGAGCCGACGCCGATGCTCATCAACGGCACGTACGACCTCGCCGACACCGGCGTCCTGCTCGCGCTCTTCGCGATCCTGCTGCTCGGCAGCCAGCTGCTCTTCCGGCGGCGGGACATCTGA
- a CDS encoding TetR/AcrR family transcriptional regulator, with protein sequence MHGFSDEERDRIREELLEVGREKVLTYGIKKTNVADITEPVGIAKSSFYLFFDSKAELYLEIMQQEANEFIGTLESELDGIEDPREGFERLCWCYKEFVENNPLVQQLFREDDYRMFRDDVSPERLAEIEQQSVAEVVPHVVSLQERSNGLLAESDPVTVLGVLGTVELLALHREDYDEYEDGYYERVQELLITTLARGLTAEPPT encoded by the coding sequence ATGCACGGATTCAGCGACGAAGAGCGGGATCGGATTCGAGAAGAACTCCTCGAAGTTGGGCGCGAAAAAGTCCTCACCTACGGAATAAAGAAGACGAACGTCGCGGACATCACCGAGCCAGTCGGCATCGCAAAGAGTTCGTTCTACCTCTTCTTCGACTCGAAAGCGGAGCTCTATCTGGAGATCATGCAGCAAGAGGCCAACGAGTTCATCGGGACCCTCGAGAGCGAACTGGACGGTATCGAGGATCCGCGAGAGGGATTCGAACGGCTGTGCTGGTGCTACAAGGAGTTCGTCGAGAACAACCCGCTCGTTCAGCAACTGTTCCGCGAGGACGACTACCGGATGTTTCGCGACGACGTGTCGCCGGAGCGACTCGCGGAGATCGAACAGCAGAGCGTCGCCGAAGTCGTTCCGCACGTCGTCTCCCTGCAAGAGCGAAGCAACGGGTTACTCGCGGAGAGCGATCCGGTGACGGTTCTCGGCGTGCTCGGAACGGTCGAACTGCTCGCCCTCCACCGGGAGGATTACGACGAGTACGAGGACGGCTACTACGAGCGGGTACAGGAGCTGCTCATCACGACGCTCGCTCGGGGGTTGACGGCCGAACCGCCGACGTGA
- a CDS encoding DUF1772 domain-containing protein — translation MISTVLSEGFAVHLVAASAVFGGVMAGFFFAYSASVVPALAVLPADAYAAVMQPINERIRNSAFGVAFFGAIAVPAACAAVVVLRGDWAAQYGRLFLAGVVVYAIGTIAVTVLVHFPMNDAIAAWDPASPPSDWAATRTRWARWNHVRTAAAIVSFVLYVGALASLGG, via the coding sequence GTGATCTCGACCGTTCTCTCGGAGGGTTTCGCCGTCCATCTGGTCGCGGCGTCGGCGGTCTTCGGCGGCGTCATGGCCGGATTCTTCTTCGCCTATTCGGCGAGCGTGGTCCCGGCGCTCGCGGTGCTTCCGGCGGACGCGTACGCCGCGGTGATGCAGCCGATCAACGAGCGGATTCGGAACTCGGCGTTCGGCGTCGCGTTCTTCGGCGCGATCGCGGTCCCGGCGGCCTGCGCGGCGGTCGTGGTCCTCCGCGGCGACTGGGCGGCGCAGTACGGCCGCCTGTTTCTCGCGGGCGTCGTCGTCTACGCGATCGGGACGATCGCCGTGACGGTGCTGGTCCACTTTCCGATGAACGACGCCATCGCCGCCTGGGATCCCGCGTCGCCGCCGAGCGATTGGGCCGCGACTCGGACGCGCTGGGCGCGGTGGAACCACGTTCGGACCGCGGCGGCGATCGTCTCGTTCGTCCTGTACGTCGGGGCGCTCGCATCGCTCGGTGGGTGA